From a region of the Erinaceus europaeus chromosome 14, mEriEur2.1, whole genome shotgun sequence genome:
- the TIAL1 gene encoding nucleolysin TIAR isoform X5 produces MDARVVKDMATGKSKGYGFVSFYNKLDAENAIVHMGGQWLGGRQIRTNWATRKPPAPKSTQENNTKQLRFEDVVNQSSPKNCTVYCGGIASGLTDQLMRQTFSPFGQIMEIRVFPEKGYSFVRFSTHESAAHAIVSVNGTAIEGHVVKCYWGKESPDMTKNFQQVDYSQWGQWSQVYGNPQQYGQYMANGWQVPPYGVYGQPWNQQGFGVDQSPSAAWMGGFGAQPPQGQAPPPVIPPPNQAGYGMASYQTQ; encoded by the exons AT GGACGCCCGGGTAGTTAAAGACATGGCAACCGGGAAATCCAAAGGCTATGGTTTTGTATCTTTTTATAACAAACTG GATGCAGAGAATGCAATTGTGCACATGGGAGGACAGTGGTTGGGTGGTCGTCAGATCAGAACCAATTGGGCCACGCGTAAACCACCTGCACCTAAAAGTACACAAGAAA ATAACACTAAGCAGTTGAGATTTGAAGATGTCGTGAACCAGTCAAGTCCAAAAAATTGCACCGTGTACTGTGGGGGCATTGCCTCGGGGCTAACAG ATCAGCTTATGAGGCAGACATTCTCACCATTTGGACAAATTATGGAAATAAGAGTTTTTCCAGAGAAGGGCTATTCATTTGTCAG GTTCTCAACCCACGAAAGTGCCGCCCATGCCATTGTCTCTGTGAACGGTACTGCGATCGAAGGACATGTTGTTAAATGCTATTGGGGTAAAGAATCTCCTGATATGACTAAAAACTTCCAACAG GTCGACTATAGTCAGTGGGGCCAGTGGAGCCAAGTGTATGGAAACCCTCAACAGTATGGACAGTATATGGCAAACGGGTGGCAAGTCCCACCCTACGGAGTATACGGCCAACCGTGGAATCAGCAAGGATTTGGAGTTGA TCAATCACCTTCTGCTGCTTGGATGGGTGGATTTGGTGCTCAGCCCCCCCAAGGACAAGCTCCACCCCCTGTAATACCTCCTCCTAACCAAGCTGGGTATGGAATGGCGAGTTACCAAACACAGTGA